The following are encoded in a window of Pongo abelii isolate AG06213 chromosome 16, NHGRI_mPonAbe1-v2.0_pri, whole genome shotgun sequence genomic DNA:
- the LOC129050121 gene encoding dnaJ homolog subfamily B member 9-like, with amino-acid sequence MRKSQPVGFSENRKRTTVLNSHQIKKAFHKLAMKYHPDKNKSPDAEAKFREIAEAYETLSDANRRKEYDTLRHSAFTNGKGQRGSGSSFEQSFNFNFDDLFKDFGFFGQNQNTRSKKHFENHFQTRQDGGSSRQRHHFQEFSFGGGLFDDMFEDTEKMFSFSGFDPTNQHTVQTENRFHGSSKHCRTVTQRRGNMVTTYTDCSGQ; translated from the coding sequence ATGAGGAAGAGTCAACCAGTTGGATTTAgtgagaacagaaaaagaactaCTGTCCTGAACAGTCACCAAATCAAGAAGGCCTTTCACAAGTTGGCCATGAAGTACCACCCTGACAAAAATAAGAGCCCGGATGCTGAAGCAAAATTCAGAGAGATTGCAGAAGCATATGAAACACTCTCAGATGCTAATAGACGAAAAGAGTATGATACACTTAGACACAGTGCTTTTACTAATGGTAAAGGACAAAGAGGTAGTGGAAGTTCTTTTGAGCAGTCATTTAACTTCAATTTTGATGACTTATTTAAAGACTTCGGCTTTTTTGGTCAAAACCAAAACACTCGATCCAAGAAGcattttgaaaatcatttccAGACACGCCAGGATGGTGGTTCCAGTAGACAAAGGCATCATTTCCAAGAGTTTTCTTTTGGAGGTGGATTATTTGATGACATGTTTGAAGATAcggagaaaatgttttcttttagtggttTTGACCCTACCAATCAGCACACAGTACAGACTGAAAATAGATTTCATGGATCTAGCAAGCACTGCAGGACTGTCACTCAACGAAGAGGAAATATGGTTACTACATACACTGACTGTTCAGGACAGtag